The Alnus glutinosa chromosome 8, dhAlnGlut1.1, whole genome shotgun sequence DNA segment AATTCTAAAGATATATTTGAGCGCCGAGGACGTAGCAAGTATCTTCAAAAGGCTTTATAGGGATGCTTCGGTCGGTGCTTTCGTTTACTCGGACCTTTACCGTGAAGTGAATGCATATTGTAGGCGCCCTTGGAACAGATGGCGAGCAATGTTGAAGCGCGACTATTTTGGCAACCCATGGACGATCTTGTCGCTCAATGCTGCAGTATTGATTCTAGTTTTCACCTTTtcaggaaccatttattctgtCCTCTCTTACTATCGACGCACCTCTTAGATTAGTTAAGCAATTGTAAGCTAATTAATTATCTTAGTGCGCACGcgatatatatatgtttaattcAATCACCAGTACTTTGTAACTAAAAGTAATCGAATTGTTGAGATTATTGTTGTTGAAATGTAGTTTTTGACggttgaaaaaataattaaatatttaaaaatataactgtTAGAATAACAGTTGTACATATCAGAAAAATACACACGTAAATAATAAGCTCGTGTGTGCGTGCGACGGCGACACAACTAGCATGGATGTACTCAAAATTCAATCTAGTATAAGAGcaagataaatgcttataaaacaCACAAGAAAAACTCATTGTTTTTTAATGTGGAACagaataattgaaaaaatggagggaaagttgaaatatttaagggataattgcaccgttagttcctgtggtataccataagatggcaacacgtgtccaccgtaataaaaatatataaatttattaaaaaataaataaaaatacttattcttttaaaaaaaaaaatcaaaaaaaaaaaaaagctgaaggggccagccaccccttttggggtggcctggccgcccccagccactcggggtggccacgcgccaccctaGAGTTGTCTGGGGGTGgggcgcggccacccccagtggcctaGGGTGGCCATcgatcgggccacccctagatctttCAGGCCACCCCTTGTGGCTTGgcggtggccgcgcgccacccttgcggccactgggggtggcgcatggccaagccaccctcaaaggggtggccggctccttcagcttttttttttttgaatttttttttttttttttttaaaagaataagtatttttatttattttttagtaaatttatatatttttgttacggtggacatgtgtcgccatcttattggcgacacgtatcgctgacatggcatttgacgaaatctgttaaaaattttaacagaatttgacgtcagggatcgatttgtaattattacatatcacgaggacctcccatgaactttttaaaccatagggagtgaaaaataattaaggtatactacagggaccaacggtgcaattatcccaatatttaaattagaagaaaacttaaatttttatgaaataattttcaacataaCCAACTttgccacaatgatggcaagCAGGGGCAAACCTTAGAGAAGGTTGTTTCTTACGAAAGTGAATAGCTCTAGACCTAGGTCTAGATACATAAGGGTCAACGAGAACTTTCTTACCCAAATCACTTCAAGCATGAACAAACGGCACATTCTTTTTATAAACATTTTTCACACCAAAAGTAGAAAGCACTTACAAAATAACAATTATCCACAAAATCAAGTCTAGATTTATCAAAACGGTTCTTTTGACAACTCAACATTTTATTCAATTTATCCTTAAGAGTTAAAGCATTCTCGAGTGATTTGTTCTTCTCATTTAAATCAACATAATTGTCAAGTTCAAGTTTGCAATTCAAAGCACAAGAGTCATCTAATTTaacaaacaaattttatttttcaagttcAATCTCATTAAGTTTCTAAAAGGCCTTTTtgtttagcctttttttttaaaaaaaaaaaaaaaatttagagaactcCACAAAGAGATTGTAATAGGTATCTTAAAgatcatctttcttctcagcttcacTCTCAAATGAATCATGCAAGTCGATCTGGAGTTACATACTCGAGAAATCTTTGACACTCGATCTTTATTTGTCAGATTCATCGCTCTGATCAGTAATGTTACTACAGTTAGAGTTTTAGTTTGAGTCAAGGCTACCTCTTGATCATGACCACTTCCATTTTCCTTAATTACCACATTTCAAACTTTGAATTGCGTTTGCGTACGTAATGGTTCGATCAATAAATGGAAAGGTCTCCCTCTGCTCGATCTCTTTTTATCTTTCTCCGTCTCCCACACGGCATGCGCATGCATTCTcgctctttcttctctctcacgCACGGTGACCCTCTCTCTTCGCCGCCACCCACCCACCCAATACTTGACCGTTAAAACAAGGtgaagattatttatttattttattttttttaaaaaaattgaatagcaTCCTTATAAAGCCTGTTAACGTTGCAGATACTTGCTACGTCCTCAATTATATATCAGCGCTCATGCAAATAGATTTTTAGAATTCCTTGGTACGTGTTTGAGAAAACTTACTTATATATTGGCTAGTGTTAATAAGGTCATCGAATAGCTTAGCACAAAAGGTGATTTTTTTATAGTCATTGCTTGGATCACACTGTTCAAATGCAATGAGGTTTCTGATTAAACCTTTTGTGAGATTGTCATCACTCCATCTTTAAAAGTTACATTGAGCCCCACTGACGGAAATCGCCCCATTGAAGGCTTTTTAAGCCTAACTCAATTCCGATCGAGACGGCGTTTCAATATATAGGAGAACGGGATGCTAAATGCtaacataatattattattattattatttttatggttTGGCAATGGTTCATAAGGAATGGAATGCCCCTATTTTTTGTGGTTCAGAAAATCACCGACTACATTAAGATCCAAAGAAAAGATACAATAATAAGCTGCATGTTTGTCATCGAAAACGGTGAGGGAATTGAAAGACTTGAAAATAAAGACAACCCTTTATTGAAGCACAAATACATTGATATAATACACACAAGATATATAACTCACCAAATGCACTCAACAAATCACACACACAAAGCTTCACGTACGTGGTTACAAAGTTCTACTCAACTGAAAAGGCAATCTGAAATGAGAAAGATTTGGAGATCAGGGAGGGGACTGACTAAGAAAGACTGCCGGCCTGACCAATTGCTATGGCAGCAACCTTCAGGATTCACACTTAATGTGATTTATTTAAGAAATGCACACTGAAACAAGCACGTACCATTAATGCTTAACTGATCTAACAGGTGGGTGACGGTGGTCGATGGTAAGAGAGGATAGAATAAGTGGTTTGCAAAAGGGTAAAAAGTAGAATCAGGGTTGCAGCTATGACAGACAAGCTTGTCCATGGATTGTTAAAATAATCATGCTTCAAAATATATCGCCATCTGTTCCGACGACGCCTATAATATGCATTCACTTCATCGTAGAGGTCTGTGTAAAGGAAAACATAGTCATAAGCATCATTATAAACCCGGTTGAAGACACTTGCTATTGTCTCGGAGCTCAAAGACATTGCTAGAATTTCTCGCTGTTTGAGAAAATCTACATCTTTGGTAGTGTTAATAAGGTCCTTCAAGAGCTTAAGATAAGAGGTAATTTTATGAACCTTGCTTGGATCACAATGTTCAAATGCGACAAGGTTTACGAAGATACATTCTGTGATCTCCGACACTTTCGTTCGTGGGATTGTCATTACTCCATCTCTGAAAGTTACATTGAGCGAGTTTTCCTCATATCGAGTTTGGAATCTGACTCCAACTTTCAAAAGCTCGGTCACAGACGGAATGGGATCCACTTTTAAGAATGACAAGTGATCAGCCTGTGTTACTGTGTATGTTTCAGCGAAAGAGGTTAGGAGGCAGTCAAGTAAATGCTTGTATTGGATTTGGTGGTCATCACGAGTGCGTAGGACATATAGGGGAAACGAGCTAAGAAGATTGAGCAGGGACCTTCGTTCAGCATTTGATTGGGTCAGGTTAAACAAACGGTCAAGCACGCACCAAGGAAGCTGATTCTCAAGTAGAAACAAGTCGTTTGTTATTTCCCAAGCCATCCATGACGTATTGAAGATGGGATCTTCCTTATCTCGCCGTACCTCCTTCGAAGCTTTGCGGAAGAATTCAATGATAAAACAACCATCATCTCTATGAATTTCTTTCCGACAAGATGATCAAATTCTTCTGCGTAGCATGCACGACATTCTTGCTCAATACTTTCAATGGCTTCTATAAAGCACTTCAAAGTAGTTTCCCTAGTTGGTGCTCGACTGAGGAGCTAGGCAGTGCAGATaccataatttaattttttccattGCCTGTAGATTCTTCTTCCCGTGGTGAAATGGGCCAATTGAAACCAACACTGGCTCAAAACAactttcatttaatttataaaatttttcccTCCGAAATCTATGTGGGACTCTAAATATGGAACATTTAGATGGTATTGGAGACCTTTTGCAAAGCTTTCCTTGAATCGAAGATGTCAGATTGCTTTTACACAATTCTGTCATGATATAATCATCTTCTATTTCCATGCAATATTGTTCACCGCAGTTTTCAATTCTGTCATCCTCGCGTATTCTTTTTTCTTGCCAATTCCAAAGAATATATTGCAGATCGATCtgctttaaaataattaaagaaaaatgaaacttaTTTTTAGCTTTCCAAAAGtctaattataaaattacttaaaaccatgcatatttagtttgtgtttttatgtaCATTTTTCACACACCAAATACTTATAACTAAAAGAAGATTTAGATGAAGActgctttaatttattttattaattaagatttgggtttgatttaacaaatttttggTGTACGTGTTGTTGTATTGATCATATATACACTGAGAATCTTTATCAAAATTATAGCATGCAGATGTCTACATACGTTATATACttaattatcatatttataCGTACTAATTAAATTATAGTTCTTGGTTTTGTTAGTCTTTTCACCTGAGTAATTACttgcaatatatattataaatcttAAAATGAACAAGATTTGATTACTCGTTGTGCTGTCACAATTTGCACTAGCTAGAAGAcatgaccatatatatatatatacatgcaacgTACACCTTCATATTAATCCACACAATTCAAGATATTacatgtgctatatatatatatagatagataaaTATAGGAAGAAAACAGTTCTTTTTAGTATTTATCAATAAATACTTTATAATATTTCTTCTGAATACGAGTACATGCACATGCATGTACACTTGCTATCAACAAGAGGACAAAACTTGctatcaacaaaaagaaaatttggtctTCTAAATTAAGGTACATTAATGTTTGGGGAAAATACAATTTACATGCAGCACAAACTACCGTTATTTTTGCATTTACTCTACCAAACTTTTAAAAGTGACATGCACTTACTTCTTTCAAACTATCACTTTATTAGTTTTCAACGtgaaaattgatgaaaatttgattttatttgatgtttttcttttaaaaaaatgccgtcaaaatcattaaaataaataaataaataaactaaaaaaattgaacaatttctttttaaaaatggtggtttggccaccctaaAATGCAAAAAATGGTGGCTGTGGGTGTTAGGTAGAGTATATTAGGAGAATTGATTTCAgatatttattgtaattattgttatctcctataaatcagatttgatggtaattaaattatattgatttgattaccatacttatctactcaaattctcctataaatagaagtctaATTAATGTAATGTGaaaatatcaagagaaaaaagagtATAATATAGCCCTTTGAGCTTTACCCTGTAGACATAGATCATAAACCGAACTACGTAAAATCTCTTgtcttcattttattatttgcGCACTTCattgttaatttcttttaggtaaatttatgttttctttcaatggAGTGTCTCATTCACCCCAAAATGAAAAGGGGTACTTAGTCAAATGACTCCACAAATATATGGGTGCAATGCAGACCGTGCAGTTAAACCATCCCCAAAATGAAAAGATTGTGGGAttggtttaattaaaacatgagAAAGTCTAAATAGTATTGTCAATCCgccattaaatttattttttttcttttaattaaaattgacctaAATGTGATGTAAATGTGAATTAACAATATCACGTGATCAACATAATGGAATGATGATAGAATGAGAGTCtactatatagcattactcttagcATTAACATACCTGGTTGAGTCATATGGCCTTCGCTGAGGAAGTTTTCAAAGCAGATAAAACCACTTGCATTAATTTGGTCTCGACAATTTCTTCAAGGCCTTTGGACTTTCAAGAGATCGATTAAACCCACTTGCATTTGGTCTTGACAATTTGCAGGTTCAATATCACTCGAAGTACTTAATTATAGACaatttaaagacaaaaaaaggaaatatgCTTGAAACTTGATTCCAGTCAGTGCTACAAATATTAGTAAAAGTGAAAATTAAATGGGACTTTATTCCATTTTTGGTATTAGTATCAAGGAAGCTGGTTATTCGTTCTTAAACCCCCATTAGCTGCTAAACAACATTGGTTAAATTAAACCATTCTTATGAATGTTCTTCTACGAAGGAATTTAAATGTGCTAAACTACGTACATTAATTGAATTTATGTTTAGCTTCCTTCCTCCAGAATTCAGTGACAGAAATTAAAGGCAATTCCTGATCAGATCagttctttaattaattaggggAATAAGGCTGCATGGTTtctgcaagaagaagaagacgtaCAAGCAAACCAAAAGAACCCTGCAATATTCTGCCGAAAGCCGAGAAAGAGAGATGACAACCAACACAGAGGAACAAAGTGATGCGTGTAAACTTCAATGTATCTTTCCGTACGTTATAAAGTGGTGCATGCATGTGTAGACGAGTTTCTCGTGTAGATCGTATCAAAGATCGAGTTCGATCTTCAAAAAGTTTTTCACTATGTTATTAAAATCTTTGTATTAACTGATTTAttactttaatttctttaattttgattttgatatatgtggtaactaaattgaaaattggCTAAATAATTGAATTGGAAATATTGTGTTTAAACAACTTGGGGTCTaaggtgtaacgacccacccccaatgacacaatattatccgcttttggctatcccgaaccagacttcccaggaggtcacccatcctgggattgctctggcagaagcacgcttaactgcagaattctgataggttcatgaccatcacgactttaaaacgcgttgtgtcataaataatgtatttatacatataagcacatcctcattcccaagcgatgtgggacgtcacataaGGTCTAAGCTAGAGTTTTGATATCTTACCAAGCATAAAGAAGACTAAATACAAGTCACATGAGTAGTCATGaaaccgcacatgggctcaactgttaaatcaccacttatcctaaaagcttaagctgatatgaagagataaatttaatcaaaactTTAGCACTTTCCCTCATGTGTAGGctcaaactcccttttaataggtgagacccaacacgtagaatatttaattaaagtttgAGGTAAATGAATGAGACAAGATTCGAACTCAGGACCTCTGCTccgataccatgttaaatcattactcatcccaaaagcttatactgataggaagatgtaaattcaatcatttaaCCAAAACACTTTAATGATTAAATTGTTAAAGAGTGAAGATGAGTGGGTCTAATTCCACAATAGCGTGTGATCTGTTCCTTTAGCTAATGAAGAAAAAGTTATGAATAGTGTTAAGACAGCTTTCGAACTGGTAGCATAAGCTTCTAGAAAGTTATTGATGTCATTTCTTGCAAAATAGTAAGCTCAATAAGGATGTTTGCTGGGGGTGCCAACTGGttccactccgatgcttaagtcagttctttggataatttgtatgaatgccttaataaatataattttagctAGAGGAATACCTGATGGTAGGTCTGTATTTATAGTGAAAGGAGAGTCGGTTTTTCCCGAAAATGGTGGGAACAGGCTCTCTAATCGTGGGTTTCCACTTCCGGAACTTGGGCAATCACGAGGTTCGGAACGTGGGTCGACTTCATGTCTTCTAGGGTGTGGGCTTCCACGTGTTGGGTGGGCGTGTCTTCTTGTATCCAGATTGTGTGCATCCATGTTCTGGGGCATGATTGAATGGGACGTGGGTCGGGACATGTTTGAGATACGTTCCAAATATCTCGAGATTTCAGTCTTCTCATGTCTTTCCATAGGTTGTTTTCGGCTGGGCTTGGTTGGATCAAGCGATGGATCATATGGCCCGGGCAAGGGGCTCAGTTAGTGGTCTTTTTCTGGACTACGGATAGTGAGTGGGCGAAGTTGGGATTTGGGCCCATTAATTGATTAGTGGGAATATTTCGATCCCAACAAATAGGGTGTTATCTGTTGATTCTGTTCCTTTAGCAAATGATTGAAGAAAAAGTTATGTACAATTTGTGATTTGGTCATGTTGTTCTCAACTCTTGAGCGCTTCACTTTTCGGCGCAACATTTCAAACTTTCCATTTTCCTTACCGCATTTCAAACTTTGAATTACGTACGTTATGGCCGGATAGGGGTGGAGCCAGATGGTGGCCGGCTTGGGGGCTTGGAGGCCcaatgttttttcaatttttgtctcCCACGTACCACACAATATTCTcgctctttcttctctctcacaTACGGTGACCCTCTCTCTTCACGGCCGCCAGCCACCTAAGAGCATATATATTGACAAGGTTTCCAAACTTTAATCAAATCTTAGCTAAAGAATT contains these protein-coding regions:
- the LOC133875106 gene encoding UPF0481 protein At3g47200-like, with product MAWEITNDLFLLENQLPWCVLDRLFNLTQSNAERRSLLNLLSSFPLYVLRTRDDHQIQYKHLLDCLLTSFAETYTVTQADHLSFLKVDPIPSVTELLKVGVRFQTRYEENSLNVTFRDGVMTIPRTKVSEITECIFVNLVAFEHCDPSKVHKITSYLKLLKDLINTTKDVDFLKQREILAMSLSSETIASVFNRVYNDAYDYVFLYTDLYDEVNAYYRRRRNRWRYILKHDYFNNPWTSLSVIAATLILLFTLLQTTYSILSYHRPPSPTC